In the genome of Triticum urartu cultivar G1812 chromosome 5, Tu2.1, whole genome shotgun sequence, one region contains:
- the LOC125511093 gene encoding UDP-glycosyltransferase 91C1-like: MDSAESSPEPLHVVIVPWLAFGHMLPYLELADRLASRGHRVSYVSTPRNLARLPPLRPAAAPRVDLVALPLPRVDGLPDGAESTNDVPDHQRELHWKAFDGLAAPFAEFMAAACADEATRPHWVIADCFHHWVAAAAVQHKVPCAMLQPTAAVIAAAYHPHGGPRAVTRPRYETEETAPMYDDQGASGMSTVQRWHLTKNRCALAVIRSCVEWEPESFPLVPKLLEMPVVPLGLLPPSSDGGRRADGTNGSAEHATVRWLDAQPPGSVVYVALGSEVPLPLEQVHELALGLELAGTRFLWALRKPSGAAVLDDGADMLPPGFQERARGVGLVTTGWIPQMSILAHAAVGGFLTHCGRNSLIEGLLFGHPLVMLPIFGDQGPNARQMEAKKAGLQVARDESDGSFDRHGIASAVRDVMVDGEARMRFVAGAAKMQEVVANTQRQERYIDEFVRHLRSHGVAIATDGKATTAATS, translated from the exons ATGGACAGCGCCGAGTCATCGCCAGAGCCGCTGCACGTCGTCATTGTCCCGTGGCTCGCCTTCGGCCACATGCTCCCGTACCTGGAGCTCGCCGACCGGCTGGCGTCGCGTGGCCACCGCGTGTCCTACGTCTCCACGCCGCGCAACCTCGCGCGCCTCCCGCCGCTGCGCCCCGCCGCGGCGCCGCGCGTGGACCTCGTCGCGCTCCCGCTGCCCCGCGTCGACGGCCTCCCCGACGGCGCCGAATCCACCAACGACGTCCCCGACCACCAGCGGGAGCTCCACTGGAAGGCCTTCGACGGCCTCGCCGCGCCCTTCGCGGAGTTCATGGCCGCCGCGTGCGCCGACGAGGCCACCAGGCCTCACTGGGTCATCGCCGACTGCTTCCACCACtgggtcgccgccgccgccgtccagcACAAG GTTCCATGTGCGATGCTTCAACCGACCGCTGCTGTGATCGCTGCCGCGTACCACCCGCACGGTGGACCGCGCGCTGTGACCCGCCCCCGTTACGAGACGGAGGAGACGGCACCCATGTACGACGACCAAGGCGCGTCAGGTATGTCCACCGTCCAGCGTTGGCACTTGACGAAAAACAGGTGCGCGCTCGCGGTCATCCGGAGCTGCGTCGAGTGGGAGCCCGAGTCCTTCCCGCTGGTGCCAAAGCTCCTCGAAATGCCGGTCGTGCCACTCGGCCTTCTGCCACCGTCATCCGACGGAGGCCGCCGTGCGGACGGCACCAACGGATCAGCAGAGCACGCCACCGTGCGCTGGCTGGACGCGCAGCCGCCCGGCTCGGTGGTGTACGTGGCGCTGGGGAGCGAAGTGCCGCTGCCCCTGGAGCAGGTGCACGAGCTGGCCCTCGGGCTGGAGCTCGCCGGGACGCGCTTCCTCTGGGCTCTCCGGAAGCCCAGCGGCGCCGCCGTCCTGGACGACGGCGCCGACATGCTTCCTCCAGGTTTCCAAGAGCGCGCTCGCGGGGTGGGGCTGGTGACCACGGGGTGGATTCCTCAGATGAGCATCCTGGCGCACGCCGCCGTGGGCGGGTTCCTGACGCACTGCGGCCGGAACTCGCTGATCGAAGGGCTCCTGTTCGGCCACCCTCTCGTCATGCTACCCATCTTCGGCGACCAAGGTCCGAATGCACGCCAAATGGAGGCGAAGAAGGCGGGGTTGCAGGTGGCGAGGGACGAGAGCGATGGGTCCTTCGACCGCCATGGCATCGCGAGCGCGGTCCGGGACGTCATGGTTGACGGAGAGGCAAGGATGAGATTCGTGGCAGGTGCAGCGAAGATGCAAGAGGTCGTAGCTAATACCCAACGACAGGAGAGGTACATTGACGAATTTGTGCGACACCTTCGATCTCACGGCGTCGCCATTGCAACTGATGGCAAAGCCACTACTGCCGCTACTTCGTGA